The bacterium genome contains the following window.
CGCAGGTCCTCCATGTACGTGCCCAGCGTCGAGATGTAGCCGCGGTTGACGGTGGGCGAGCCGACGACGACGGCCTTGGCCCGGAATATCTCCGTCAGCACCTGGTTGCGCTCCGCGACCGGCGCGTAGAATATTTTATAGGGGACGCCCTCGGCGGCCAGGCCGGCGCCGACGGCCTCGGCCATAAGCCGCGTGCCTTGCCACATCGTGTCGTACAGGATGACGGCGCGCTGCTCGCCTTTCTGCGCGGCCCACTCCTTGTACTTCTCGACGATCTGCAGCGGGTCGTCGCGCCAGATGACGCCGTGACTCGGGGCTATCATATCGACGGGGAGGCCGAGCGCCAGGACCTCGTCGATTTTCTTTATGACCATTTCGCTGAACGGCGTGAGGATGTTGGCGTAGTAGCGGAGCGCTTCCTCGTAAAGCTCGTGTTGGTCCACCTCGTCGTTGAAGCGCTTGTCGGTGGCGTAGTGCTGGCCGAAGGCGTCGTTGGGCATCAACAGGTTTTTGCCGGCGAGGTACGTGAACATGCTGTCGGGCCAGTGGAGCATGGGCGCCTCGACGAACACCAGCTCGTGTTGGCCGATATTAATTTTATCGCCCGTGCCGACGACCTTGAAGTTCCAGTCCTGGTGGTAGTGGCCCGGGACGCTCTCGGCGCCGCGCTTGGAGACGACGACGGTCGCCTCCGGGCAGTGGCGCATAATAGCCGGCAGGCCGCCGGAGTGGTCCGACTCGGCGTGGTTCGCGACGACGATATCTATCGCGGCCGGGTCGACGACCTCGCGGACGTTGGCTAAGAAGTCGTCGGCGAACGGCCCCCACACCGTATCGACGAGGACCGTCTTCTCGTCTTTAATAAGGTAGGAATTGTACGTCGAGCCGCGCGGCGTGGACAGCTCGTAGCCGTGGAAGTGCCGCAAAGCCCAGTCCACGACGCCTACCCAGTACACGCCCTCGCATATTTCCGTAACCATGTATGCTACCTCCTCCGCTTCCCCTCCTCCGCCCTAGCCGCCGGCGCGCGCCAGGTCCGCGACCAGCGAGCATATTTTGCCGAGGAATTCGCCGTCCTCGCTCGAGAACGGCGCGAGGGTGTGGGAGTCGATGTCGAGCTCTCCCCACACGCGGTTGCCTATCAAGATGGGCAAGACGATCTCGGCCTTGACGTCGGGGCTGCACGCCAGGTAGTTGGTCTCCTTCGAGACGTCCTGGACGACGAACATCCGGCGGGTATGCGCCGCGCGGCCGCAGATGCCGGTGCCCACGGAGATGCGCACGTGCTCGGTGGGCGCGCCGTTGAACGGGCCCAGGACGAGGTCGTCCGGGTTCTCGGCGTCCGTCAAGTAGAAGCCGACCCAGTCGAAATAGGGCACTTCCCCGCGGAGCAGGTCGCAAATTCGCTGAAGCTTTTTCTCCCGCGAGCCGGAACCCCCGATAATAGCCTTCACGTTCGGCAGGAGCCCCTCGTAGATCTTGGCCTTGTCGGTCATCGATTCCTTCCTCTCTCGTCTCCTTCTTCGCCCTTCAGCTTTTCCCACCGTTGGAACGCGCGCCGGAGGTGGGGTATCGTTATGGAGCCGCCCACGACGAGGCCCACCGCCAGCGCCTCCGCGAGCTCCTCGTCCGTCACGCCCTCCTCGCGGCATCGCCCCAGGTGGTACGTTACGCAATCGTCGCAGCGCAGCGCGAGCGACGACACCAGCCCCAACAGCTCCTTCACCTTGGCCGGTAGCGCGCCGTCGCGGTATACGCCGGCGTCGACGTTGAAGAACCGCTTCATCTCTTTGCTGGCGCGCTCGAGGACGAGACGGTTAAGTTCCTCACGCTCCGCTTTGAACTTCTCGACGTCGCTCATATTACATACCGCCGACCGCGGCGGCCGCGATTACCCACGGCATATAGCGGCGTCCCCGTTGCGAAACGCAGCCCTCGTTTCCGCCCACCAAACGGGCGCGCCGCGGCCTCCCGGGCTATTCAATCTCGAAAAACTTCTCCGCCGCGGTGTTGCATATCTCGCACGGCGCCGTCGGCTTGCCGAAGACGACGTTGCCGCACACCGGGCAAACGTAAACGCCGCCGGTCTCGACATCCCGCCCCGCCTTCACGGCTTCGAGCGCCCGGGCGTACAGGTTGGCGTGGCGTTCCTCCGCGGCCAGCGCGTACTTGAACGTCAGCGCCGCCGGGCTGCCCTCCGCCTCCGCCTCTTTCACCATCGGCGGGTACATCTCGGTGTACTCGTACGTCTCGCCGGCCTTCGCCGCCTCCAGGTTCTCGGCGGTGGATTTCACCGCTTTCAGCTGACGGAGGTGCGCCATGGCGTGAACCGTCTCGGCCTCCGCCCCGGCGCGAAAGAGCCGGGCGACCTCCGGGAAGCCGTCCTTCTCCGCCTTCTCCGCGAATGCTAAGTACTTGCGATTGGCCTCGCTCTCGCCGGCGAACGCCGCGTTAAGGTTTTCCTGAGTATTGGCCATATGCCGTCTACTCCTCGGTCGTTTGGGCCTTAGCGTTTACTTAGGTAATTTCGAAATCGCGGAAATCGAACATGAAGCCCGAGCCGCTCGCGTAGTCGAGCTCGGCCTGGACGATCGCGTTGTGGCCGTCCTCGATCTCGACGAAGCGCGCGAAGAGAGGCCGCGCCTCTTCGGGCAGCTCCTTCACCATTCGCCCGTAGAAATCGCCGGCCTCGTTTTCCATATGCAGCGCCCGCCGCAGCATCTCGACCTCGCCGCCGAGCGCCTCGCCGCCGGCCTCCTTCGAGAGTTTCTTCACGCCTTCCTCTATCGCCTCCCGCCGCGGTATCGCGGTCTCCAACCCCTCGGCCGTAATCACGCCCTTCCGCCGCCACTCGCTCAAGCGGCTCTCCAAGTATTCCACGTGATGCTGTTCTTCGGCCGCGAGCACGTCGAATACCCTCCGGCCCACGTCGCTTCCGGCGCCCCGCTCCATCTCGCGGTACGCGTCCCGGACCTTGTTCTCGAACTCGAGCGCCGTCTTGAGCGCTTCCTCGACGTTCATCGTTTACCTCCGCCGGCGAACAGATTCCGTTTTAGGACGAAGCCGCGGGGGGCTTGAATACCCGCGCCCCCAGCTCGCCGTCCGCCGCGGCCAACTCGGCGCCCACGCCCGCGACCTTCTGCAAGACGGCCTCCGCGGACTCTTCCTCCTCGAGCTGTTCCTTTACGAACCACTGCAGGAAGTCGACCGTCGCCTGGTCCTTCTCTTCCGCGGCGAGTTCCACCAGCCCGTTTATCAACGCCGTCACCTTACGCTCGTGCGCCAGGACGTGCTCGAAGGCCGCGACCGGCGAGTCCCAATCCGTGGGGGGGCCGTCTATGGGGCCGAGTACGACGCGGCCGTCCCGCTCGTTCACGTAGTAATAAAACTTCATGCCGTGGGCAACTTCTTCCTGCGCCTGCACCCGCATCCAGTTGGCGAAGCCGGGCAGGCCCGCGGCGTCGAAGTACGCCGCCATCGACAGGTACAGGTACGCCGAATAAAGCTCCGCCACGTGCTGGCCGTTGAGGGCGTTTTGGATCTTGTCGCTCAACATAAGCACCAACCTCTCCGTCGAAATCAATCCCTAATTGGAGGGTGCGTTCACCAATCGAGGAGCCGGCGTTCGCCCTCCAGCGCGCGGACGCCGGACACCTCCTGGCTCACCTCCAACGTCCCGCGGTAGTTACCGTCGCCGTCGCGCAGCGCGAAATATCGGACGTACACGAACTGCTCGCCGAGTCTGATCCAGAATTCCGCCGCGTCCCTGGTCCCGGCTTTAAACTCGTCGAGGATCTTGTTTACGACGTGGACGCTTTGGGAAGGATGGCATTCCTGCACCCGCTTCCCGATGATGCCGGGCGCGCGGGCGAAAATCCGGTCCTTCGTCGCGGAGTAGTAACGCACCTCGTCCGCCTCGTCTACGAAGGTCAGGTCCACCGGGAGATGCGTTAATATCAGGTTAACCTGTTCCGCGGTAAGCGTCCCCGTATCCAACGCCAGGTTATCCTTCGCGTCGACCAATCCGGTCACCTCGCTTTAGCGGCTCGGGGCAACGCCGACCGCGCTACCCCTTCCACAGGCCGTGCAGGTTGCAATATTCCCGCAAGACGACGTCGCCGGCGTCAATGCAGAACGTCGCCTCCGGCGCGTCCCCCGGCTTCAGGAACTCGCGGTAGGCTTTGTCGCCGGCTATAACCTCGATCCACTCGATGTGGTGTTCCTCCGTCATCGGGTGAGCGGCGCTGCCGACCTTGACCTTGATGCCGTGTTCGGCGTTCTCTTTCACCGGCACGTGCTTCTCGACCGCCGCGTCGACGGTATTCGCCTCGTAGAGCTTCATCGGCTCGCCGCAGCACACGAGCTCGCCGGCGCCGCCGTGCACCACCTCGACGATGTTGCCGCACACCTCGCACTTGTAGATTTGCAATATCTCGGCCATTACGATACCCCTTCCTTTTCTATTGCGTTATCGACTCCGGTTTATTCCCTCACGAGATAACCCGCGCCGTTTGACGGCGCCCGCACCATACCACGGTATTGACTCCCGCGCTTTGACTTAAATCAAACGTTATGGCCCAACGTGGATGTCGGGCCACGAGACCTCGAAGACCTCGAACCGCTCCGCGTTCTCGCGCTCTATCTCCAGCAGGCGGTAGTGGCCCATCTCCATCGACGCGACGTAGAATATCATATTTCGCGTCGCCTCGTCGGCGTACAGGCCGGCGATGCCGCGGTAGAAGTCGTAGGCCGCGAGCTCGGCGTCCATCGCCTCCTCCAGCACCCGGCTCAGCGGCGTGTCCTCGCCCTCGAGCTTGACCTCCGGGAGCGGGACTACCCCCTTCGCGGGCAAGCAGATTTTCTTATCGGGGAAATCTTTGCCGAACTGCGCCTCGAAGTAACCGCGGTGCTTCTCCTCCTCGCCGGCCAGGAACTCGAGCCGGTCCTTGAGCATGGCGTTGTGCACGCGCGCCGCCAGCTTGCGGTATACGTCCCGCGCGCCGACCTCCGCCTTCATCGCCGTGAGGAGCAGGTCCTCCATCTTGTACTTCTCTAAGTTCATCTCCGCCATAGTATCGTTTTCCTTTCGCCTTCGGCCCGAGCCGCGCCGGCCTAACGGCCGCTACGCGTATTTCTTTAAAACCTTCGCCAGCGCCGCGCGGTAGACATCTTGCCCGGCCAACGGCCCCGCGGCGACCGCCGGGAACCGCGCCTCGAAGGAACCCTTCTCGCGCCGGTAGATGACGCCCAGCGGAATCCGCTCGCCCCATTCGTACGCCTTCCGCATCGCGGCGTCGAAGTCGGTCGGGTCGTAGTCCTCCGGCAACTCGTAGCACCTCTTCTTGAACCAGGCGAAGGTGTTCACCCTGTTGAACGAGACGCACGGCTGCAGAATGTCGACCAGCGCGAAGCCGCGCCAGGCCAG
Protein-coding sequences here:
- a CDS encoding MBL fold metallo-hydrolase, with the protein product MVTEICEGVYWVGVVDWALRHFHGYELSTPRGSTYNSYLIKDEKTVLVDTVWGPFADDFLANVREVVDPAAIDIVVANHAESDHSGGLPAIMRHCPEATVVVSKRGAESVPGHYHQDWNFKVVGTGDKINIGQHELVFVEAPMLHWPDSMFTYLAGKNLLMPNDAFGQHYATDKRFNDEVDQHELYEEALRYYANILTPFSEMVIKKIDEVLALGLPVDMIAPSHGVIWRDDPLQIVEKYKEWAAQKGEQRAVILYDTMWQGTRLMAEAVGAGLAAEGVPYKIFYAPVAERNQVLTEIFRAKAVVVGSPTVNRGYISTLGTYMEDLR
- a CDS encoding GAF domain-containing protein; translation: MTDKAKIYEGLLPNVKAIIGGSGSREKKLQRICDLLRGEVPYFDWVGFYLTDAENPDDLVLGPFNGAPTEHVRISVGTGICGRAAHTRRMFVVQDVSKETNYLACSPDVKAEIVLPILIGNRVWGELDIDSHTLAPFSSEDGEFLGKICSLVADLARAGG
- a CDS encoding carboxymuconolactone decarboxylase family protein, producing MSDVEKFKAEREELNRLVLERASKEMKRFFNVDAGVYRDGALPAKVKELLGLVSSLALRCDDCVTYHLGRCREEGVTDEELAEALAVGLVVGGSITIPHLRRAFQRWEKLKGEEGDERGRNR
- a CDS encoding rubrerythrin family protein, with protein sequence MANTQENLNAAFAGESEANRKYLAFAEKAEKDGFPEVARLFRAGAEAETVHAMAHLRQLKAVKSTAENLEAAKAGETYEYTEMYPPMVKEAEAEGSPAALTFKYALAAEERHANLYARALEAVKAGRDVETGGVYVCPVCGNVVFGKPTAPCEICNTAAEKFFEIE
- a CDS encoding ferritin family protein, whose protein sequence is MNVEEALKTALEFENKVRDAYREMERGAGSDVGRRVFDVLAAEEQHHVEYLESRLSEWRRKGVITAEGLETAIPRREAIEEGVKKLSKEAGGEALGGEVEMLRRALHMENEAGDFYGRMVKELPEEARPLFARFVEIEDGHNAIVQAELDYASGSGFMFDFRDFEIT
- a CDS encoding ferritin — its product is MLSDKIQNALNGQHVAELYSAYLYLSMAAYFDAAGLPGFANWMRVQAQEEVAHGMKFYYYVNERDGRVVLGPIDGPPTDWDSPVAAFEHVLAHERKVTALINGLVELAAEEKDQATVDFLQWFVKEQLEEEESAEAVLQKVAGVGAELAAADGELGARVFKPPAASS
- a CDS encoding PAS domain-containing protein — translated: MVDAKDNLALDTGTLTAEQVNLILTHLPVDLTFVDEADEVRYYSATKDRIFARAPGIIGKRVQECHPSQSVHVVNKILDEFKAGTRDAAEFWIRLGEQFVYVRYFALRDGDGNYRGTLEVSQEVSGVRALEGERRLLDW
- a CDS encoding desulfoferrodoxin codes for the protein MAEILQIYKCEVCGNIVEVVHGGAGELVCCGEPMKLYEANTVDAAVEKHVPVKENAEHGIKVKVGSAAHPMTEEHHIEWIEVIAGDKAYREFLKPGDAPEATFCIDAGDVVLREYCNLHGLWKG
- a CDS encoding ferritin family protein, giving the protein MAEMNLEKYKMEDLLLTAMKAEVGARDVYRKLAARVHNAMLKDRLEFLAGEEEKHRGYFEAQFGKDFPDKKICLPAKGVVPLPEVKLEGEDTPLSRVLEEAMDAELAAYDFYRGIAGLYADEATRNMIFYVASMEMGHYRLLEIERENAERFEVFEVSWPDIHVGP